Proteins encoded within one genomic window of Equus caballus isolate H_3958 breed thoroughbred chromosome 20, TB-T2T, whole genome shotgun sequence:
- the COL11A2 gene encoding collagen alpha-2(XI) chain isoform X13, producing MERCSRCHRLLLLVPLVLGLSAAPAWAGTPPVDVLRALRFPSLPDGVRRARGICPADVAYRVSRPAQLSAPTRQLFPGGFPKDFSLLTVVRTRPGLQAPLLTLYSAQGVQQLGLELGRPVRFLYEDQTGRPQPPAQPVFRGVSLADGKWHRVAVAVKGQSVTLIVDCKKRVTRPLPRSAHPVLDTHGVIIFGARILDEEVFEGDVQELVIVPGVQAAYESCEQKELECEGGWKERPQKQQSHRTQRSPKQQPPRLHRPQNQEPQQQDPTLGEEEGILESSPLPPLEETARGPRGLKGEKGEPAVLEPGMLVEGPPGPEGPAGLTGPRGIQGNPGPVGDPGERGPPGRAGLPGSDGAPGPPGTSLMLPFRFGSGGGDKGPVVAAQEAQAQAILQQARLALRGPPGPMGYTGRPGPLGQPGSPGLKGESGDLGPQGPRGPQGLTGPPGKAGRRGRAGADGARGMPGEPGVKGDRGFDGLPGLPGEKGHRGDTGAQGLPGPPGEDGERGDDGEIGPRGLPGESGPRGLLGPKGPPGIPGPPGVRGMDGPHGPKGSLGPQGEPGPPGQQGTPGTQGLPGPQGAIGPHGEKGPQGKPGLPGMPGSDGPPGHPGKEGPPGTKGNQGPSGPQGPLGYPGPRGVKGVDGIRGLKGHKGEKGEDGFPGFKGDMGVKGDRGEVGVPGSRGEDGPEGPKGRTGPTGDPGPPGLMGEKGKLGVPGLPGYPGRQGPKGSLGFPGFPGASGEKGARGLSGKSGPRGERGPTGPRGQRGPRGATGKSGAKGTSGGDGPHGPPGERGLPGPQGPNGFPGPKGPPGPSGKDGLPGHPGQRGEVGFQGKTGPPGPPGVVGPQGAAGETGPMGERGHPGPPGPPGEQGLTGTAGKEGTKGDPGPPGAPGKDGPAGLRGFPGERGLPGTAGGPGLKGNEGPAGPPGPAGSPGERGAAGFGGPIGPPGRPGPQGPPGAAGEKGVPGEKGPIGPTGRDGVQGPVGLPGPAGPPGVAGEDGDKGEVGDPGQKGSKGNKGEHGPPGPPGPLGPVGQPGAAGADGEPGARGPQGHFGAKGDEGTRGFNGPPGPIGLQGLPGPSGEKGETGDVGPMGPPGPPGPRGPAGPNGADGPQGPPGGVGNLGPPGEKGEPGESGSPGVQGEPGVKGPRGERGEKGESGQPGEAGPPGPKGPTGDDGPKGNPGPVGFPGDPGPPGEAGPRGQDGAKGDRGEDGEPGQPGSPGPTGENGPPGPLGKRGPAGTPGPEGRQGEKGAKGDPGAVGAPGKTGPVGPAGPAGKPGPDGLRGLPGSVGQQGRPGATGQAGPPGPVGPPGLPGLRGDAGAKGEKGHPGLIGLIGPPGEQGEKGDRGLPGPQGSTGQKGETGIPGASGPIGPGGPPGLPGPAGPKGAKGATGPAGPKGEKGVQGPPGHPGPPGEVIQPLPIQMPKKTRRSVDGSRLMQEDEAMLTEGAPGSPGGLEEIFGSLDSLREEIEQMRRPTGTQDSPARTCQDLKLCHPELPDGEYWVDPNQGCARDAFRVFCNFTAGGETCVTPRDDVTQFSYVDSEGSPVGVVQLTFLRLLSVSAHQNVSYPCSGVAHDGPLRLRGANEDELSPETSPYVKEFRDGCQTQQGRTVLEVRTPVLEQLPVLDASFSDLGAPRRRGGVLLGPVCFMG from the exons ATGGAGCGGTGCAGCCGCTGCCATCGCCTCCTCTTGCTCGTACCGCTGGTGCTGGGGCTGAGCGCGGCCCCCGCCTGGGCAG GTACACCCCCTGTGGATGTACTCCGGGCCCTGAGgttcccctccctccctgatgGTGTCCGGAGGGCAAGAGGCATCTGTCCAGCTGATGTGGCCTACCGAGTGTCCCGACCTGCCCAGCTCAGCGCACCCACCCGCCAGCTCTTCCCAG GAGGTTTTCCCAAAGATTTCTCTCTGCTGACTGTTGTCCGGACCCGCCCTGGCCTCCAGGCTCCCCTCCTGACTCTCTACAGTGCTCAGGGTGTCCAACAGCTGGGCCTGGAGCTTGGCCGACCTGTCCGCTTCCTGTATGAGGACCAGACCGGACGGCCTCAACCCCCGGCTCAGCCGGTCTTCCGGGGCGTCAGCCTAGCAGATGGCAA GTGGCACCGTGTGGCTGTGGCTGTGAAAGGCCAGTCTGTCACCCTCATAGTTGACTGCAAGAAGCGTGTTACCCGGCCTCTCCCCCGAAGTGCTCATCCAGTGTTGGACACCCATGGAGTGATAATCTTTGGTGCCCGTATTCTGGATGAAGAAGTCTTTGAG GGTGATGTCCAGGAGCTTGTCATTGTTCCGGGGGTACAAGCTGCCTATGAATCCTGTGAACAGAAGGAGCTGGAGTGTGAGGGGGGTTGGAAGGAGAGGCCTCAGAAACAGCAGTCTCACAGAACCCAGAGGTCTCCAAAGCAGCAACCGCCAAGACTTCATAGGCCACAAAACCAGGAACCCCAGCAACAG GACCCCACCCTGGGTGAAGAGGAAGGAATCTTGGAGTCAAGCCCGTTGCCACCCCTTGAGGAG ACTGCTCGTGGACCCCGGGGACTGAAGGGAGAAAAGGGGGAGCCTGCAGTGCTGGAACCT GGTATGCTAGTTGAGGGGCCCCCTGGCCCAGAAGGCCCTGCG GGATTGACTGGTCCCCGTGGCATCCAGGGCAACCCAGGCCCAGTTGGAGACCCTGGCGAGCGG GGCCCTCCCGGCCGAGCAGGGCTCCCTGGATCGGATGGGGCCCCTGGCCCTCCTGGCACATCCCTCATGCTCCCG TTCCGGTTTGGCAGTGGCGGGGGTGACAAGGGCCCTGTGGTGGCGGCCCAGGAGGCTCAGGCCCAGGCGATTCTGCAGCAGGCACGG CTGGCGCTCCGTGGACCCCCTGGCCCCATGGGATACACAGGCCGCCCAGGGCCCTTG GGACAACCTGGGAGCCCTGGTCTGAAAGGAGAATCTGGAGACCTAGGACCTCAG GGCCCCAGAGGACCTCAGGGCCTCACAGGGCCTCCCGGCAAGGCTGGGCGAAGG GGCCGAGCGGGTGCCGATGGAGCCCGAGGGATGCCTGGAGAACCTGGAGTGAAG GGTGACCGAGGTTTTGATGGACTCCCAGGGCTCCCTGGGGAGAAGGGACACAGG GGTGATACTGGTGCCCAGGGTCTTCCTGGGCCCCCTGGTGAGGATGGAGAGCGG ggagacGATGGGGAGATTGGGCCTCGGGGGCTGCCTGGCGAGTCG GGACCTCGAGGTCTTCTTGGCCCCAAAGGCCCACCTGGTATTCCTGGACCCCCG GGAGTCCGAGGCATGGATGGCCCCCACGGTCCCAAAGGGAGCTTG GGACCCCAGGGAGAGCCAGGACCTCCTGGACAACAGGGCACTCCTGGGACCCAG GGTCTGCCTGGGCCCCAGGGTGCCATTGGCCCTCATGGAGAGAAG GGTCCTCAAGGGAAACCAGGGCTCCCTGGCATGCCTGGCTCAGATGGTCCCCCG GGTCACCCCGGGAAGGAAGGTCCCCCTGGAACCAAAGGAAACCAG ggTCCATCTGGACCTCAGGGTCCTCTAGGATACCCGGGACCTCGAGGTGTCAAG GGTGTGGATGGAATTCGGGGTCTGAAGGGTCATAAGGGTGAAAAG GGTGAGGACGGCTTTCCTGGGTTCAAAGGTGACATGGGCGTGAAAGGCGACAGG GGCGAGGTTGGAGTCCCTGGTTCCAGGGGAGAGGATGGTCCCGAGGGGCCGAAGGGACGCACTGGACCCACTGGAGACCCTGGGCCCCCCGGGCTCATGGGCGAGAAG GGCAAGCTGGGCGTTCCTGGTCTGCCTGGCTACCCCGGACGCCAGGGTCCCAAG GGGTCCCTGGGATTTCCTGGTTTTCCTGGAGCCAGCGGAGAGAAGGGAGCCCGG ggCCTGTCGGGGAAATCAGGGCCTCGGGGAGAGCGGGGCCCCACG GGTCCACGGGGTCAGCGGGGACCCCGAGGCGCCACTGGGAAGTCTGGAGCTAAG GGAACATCAGGTGGTGATGGCCCCCATGGGCCCCCTGGAGAGAGG ggtctccctgggcctcagggtccCAATGGATTTCCTGGCCCCAAAGGACCTCCG GGTCCCTCTGGGAAGGATGGGCTGCCAGGACACCCAGGCCAGAGAGGAGAAGTG ggTTTCCAAGGGAAGACTGGTCCCCCTGGCCCCCCAGGGGTGGTGGGGCCTCAG ggagcagcaggagaAACCGGGCCCATGGGGGAGAGAGGTCACCCAGGCCCCCCAGGGCCCCCTGGAGAGCAGGGACTGACTGGAACAGctggaaaagaaggaacaaag ggTGATCCCGGTCCCCCTGGGGCCCCAGGGAAGGATGGTCCCGCAGGTCTGAGGGGCTTCCCAGGAGAGAGAGGCCTCCCAGGCACTGCT GGTGGACCTGGTTTGAAGGGAAATGAAGGTCCGGCTGGTCCTCCTGGCCCTGCA GGCTCCCCTGGGGAGCGAGGTGCAGCTGGATTTGGGGGACCCATTGGACCCCCAGGGCGCCCAGGACCGCAGGGTCCTCCTGGAGCAGCAGGAGAGAAAGGTGTCCCG GGTGAGAAGGGCCCCATTGGTCCCACTGGCCGTGATGGGGTGCAGGGTCCTGTGGGGCTTCCTGGTCCTGCTGGGCCCCCAGGTGtggcaggagaagatggagacAAG GGTGAAGTGGGAGACCCTGGACAGAAGGGCAGTAAAGGGAACAAGGGTGAACAC GGCCCTCCTGGACCCCCTGGACCCCTTGGTCCTGTGGGGCAGCCTGGAGCAGCG GGAGCTGATGGGGAACCTGGAGCTCGGGGACCCCAGGGACACTTTGGAGCCAAAGGCGATGAAGGAACCAGAGGATTCAATGGGCCCCCAGGCCCCATTGGCCTACAG GGTTTGCCAGGTCCTtcgggggagaagggagaaacagGAGATGTGGGCCCTATG GGACCACCTGGCCCCCCAGGACCTCGAGGCCCAGCTGGACCCAATGGAGCTGAT GGTCCACAAGGTCCCCCAGGAGGTGTTGGGAACCTGGGTCCCCCTGGAGAGAAG GGAGAGCCAGGAGAGTCAGGATCTCCAGGGGTCCAGGGCGAGCCAGGTGTCAAG GGTCCACGTGGGGAGcgtggggagaaaggagagtccgGGCAGCCAGGAGAGGCCGGACCACCAGGGCCTAAAGGCCCCACGGGCGATGACGGCCCCAAAGGGAACCCT GGTCCTGTTGGTTTTCCTGGTGACCCTGGCCCTCCTGGAGAAGCTGGCCCTCGG GGCCAGGATGGTGCAAAGGGTGACCGCGGAGAGGACGGCGAGCCAGGACAGCCT GGATCCCCTGGTCCCACTGGGGAGAATGGACCCCCTGGACCACTTGGAAAGCGG GGTCCTGCTGGCACACCTGGTCCTGAGGGGCGacaaggagagaagggagccaaG GGGGATCCTGGTGCTGTGGGCGCCCcagggaagactggccctgtgggTCCCGCAGGCCCAGCAGGAAAACCTGGTCCTGATGGTCTGAGGGGGCTGCCGGGTTCAGTG GGCCAGCAAGGCCGTCCTGGAGCCACAGGCCAGGCTGGGCCTCCAGGTCCTGTG GGACCCCCAGGGCTTCCTGGCCTCCGGGGTGATGCCGGAGCCAAAGGAGAGAAG GGTCACCCAGGTCTCATTGGACTGATCGGGCCCCCTGGGGAGCAAGGAGAGAAGGGTGATCGGGGACTTCCTGGCCCTCAGGGCTCCACTGGACAGAAGGGAGAGACG GGTATCCCAGGAGCATCTGGCCCCATCGGTCCTGGAGGTCCCCCTGGCCTCCCT GGACCTGCTGGCCCCAAAGGAGCTAAAGGAGCCACA GGCCCAGCTGGACCcaagggagagaagggagtgCAGGGCCCTCCAGGACACCCG GGCCCCCCAGGCGAGGTGATCCAGCCCCTGCCCATCCAGATGCCCAAGAAGACCCGGCGCTCAGTGGATGGCAGCCGCCTGATGCAGGAAGATGAGGCCATGCTGACGGAGGGGGCCCCAGGCAGTCCTGGGGGCTTGGAGGAGATCTTTGGCTCCCTGGACTCCTTGCGGGAGGAGATTGAGCAGATGAGGCGGCCGACAGGGACCCAGGACAGCCCCGCCCGCACCTGCCAGGACCTGAAGCTCTGCCACCCGGAGCTGCCCGATG GAGAATACTGGGTCGACCCCAACCAGGGCTGTGCTCGGGATGCCTTCCGGGTTTTCTGCAACTTTACAGCAGGAGGGGAAACCTGTGTGACGCCCAGGGATGATGTCACACAG TTCTCTTACGTGGACTCAGAGGGCTCCCCGGTAGGCGTGGTCCAGCTCACCTTCCTGCGGCTGCTCAGCGTCTCAGCCCACCAAAATGTCTCCTATCCATGCTCTGGGGTGGCCCACGATGGCCCCCTGAGGCTCCGGGGTGCCAATGAGGACGAGCTGAGCCCAGAGACCAGCCCCTATGTCAAGGAATTCAGAGACGGCTGTCAG ACACAGCAAGGCCGGACGGTGCTGGAGGTGCGAACCCCTGTGCTGGAGCAGCTGCCGGTGCTGGACGCCTCCTTCTCAGACCTGGGGGCCCCCCGGAGGCGGGGAGGGGTGCTGCTGGGGCCTGTCTGCTTCATGGGCTAG
- the COL11A2 gene encoding collagen alpha-2(XI) chain isoform X10, which translates to MERCSRCHRLLLLVPLVLGLSAAPAWAGTPPVDVLRALRFPSLPDGVRRARGICPADVAYRVSRPAQLSAPTRQLFPGGFPKDFSLLTVVRTRPGLQAPLLTLYSAQGVQQLGLELGRPVRFLYEDQTGRPQPPAQPVFRGVSLADGKWHRVAVAVKGQSVTLIVDCKKRVTRPLPRSAHPVLDTHGVIIFGARILDEEVFEGDVQELVIVPGVQAAYESCEQKELECEGGWKERPQKQQSHRTQRSPKQQPPRLHRPQNQEPQQQSTESLYYDYEPPYYDVMTAGTTPDYQDPTLGEEEGILESSPLPPLEETARGPRGLKGEKGEPAVLEPGMLVEGPPGPEGPAGLTGPRGIQGNPGPVGDPGERGPPGRAGLPGSDGAPGPPGTSLMLPFRFGSGGGDKGPVVAAQEAQAQAILQQARLALRGPPGPMGYTGRPGPLGQPGSPGLKGESGDLGPQGPRGPQGLTGPPGKAGRRGRAGADGARGMPGEPGVKGDRGFDGLPGLPGEKGHRGDTGAQGLPGPPGEDGERGDDGEIGPRGLPGESGPRGLLGPKGPPGIPGPPGVRGMDGPHGPKGSLGPQGEPGPPGQQGTPGTQGLPGPQGAIGPHGEKGPQGKPGLPGMPGSDGPPGHPGKEGPPGTKGNQGPSGPQGPLGYPGPRGVKGVDGIRGLKGHKGEKGEDGFPGFKGDMGVKGDRGEVGVPGSRGEDGPEGPKGRTGPTGDPGPPGLMGEKGKLGVPGLPGYPGRQGPKGSLGFPGFPGASGEKGARGLSGKSGPRGERGPTGPRGQRGPRGATGKSGAKGTSGGDGPHGPPGERGLPGPQGPNGFPGPKGPPGPSGKDGLPGHPGQRGEVGFQGKTGPPGPPGVVGPQGAAGETGPMGERGHPGPPGPPGEQGLTGTAGKEGTKGDPGPPGAPGKDGPAGLRGFPGERGLPGTAGGPGLKGNEGPAGPPGPAGSPGERGAAGFGGPIGPPGRPGPQGPPGAAGEKGVPGEKGPIGPTGRDGVQGPVGLPGPAGPPGVAGEDGDKGEVGDPGQKGSKGNKGEHGPPGPPGPLGPVGQPGAAGADGEPGARGPQGHFGAKGDEGTRGFNGPPGPIGLQGLPGPSGEKGETGDVGPMGPPGPPGPRGPAGPNGADGPQGPPGGVGNLGPPGEKGEPGESGSPGVQGEPGVKGPRGERGEKGESGQPGEAGPPGPKGPTGDDGPKGNPGPVGFPGDPGPPGEAGPRGQDGAKGDRGEDGEPGQPGSPGPTGENGPPGPLGKRGPAGTPGPEGRQGEKGAKGDPGAVGAPGKTGPVGPAGPAGKPGPDGLRGLPGSVGQQGRPGATGQAGPPGPVGPPGLPGLRGDAGAKGEKGHPGLIGLIGPPGEQGEKGDRGLPGPQGSTGQKGETGIPGASGPIGPGGPPGLPGPAGPKGAKGATGPAGPKGEKGVQGPPGHPGPPGEVIQPLPIQMPKKTRRSVDGSRLMQEDEAMLTEGAPGSPGGLEEIFGSLDSLREEIEQMRRPTGTQDSPARTCQDLKLCHPELPDGEYWVDPNQGCARDAFRVFCNFTAGGETCVTPRDDVTQFSYVDSEGSPVGVVQLTFLRLLSVSAHQNVSYPCSGVAHDGPLRLRGANEDELSPETSPYVKEFRDGCQTQQGRTVLEVRTPVLEQLPVLDASFSDLGAPRRRGGVLLGPVCFMG; encoded by the exons ATGGAGCGGTGCAGCCGCTGCCATCGCCTCCTCTTGCTCGTACCGCTGGTGCTGGGGCTGAGCGCGGCCCCCGCCTGGGCAG GTACACCCCCTGTGGATGTACTCCGGGCCCTGAGgttcccctccctccctgatgGTGTCCGGAGGGCAAGAGGCATCTGTCCAGCTGATGTGGCCTACCGAGTGTCCCGACCTGCCCAGCTCAGCGCACCCACCCGCCAGCTCTTCCCAG GAGGTTTTCCCAAAGATTTCTCTCTGCTGACTGTTGTCCGGACCCGCCCTGGCCTCCAGGCTCCCCTCCTGACTCTCTACAGTGCTCAGGGTGTCCAACAGCTGGGCCTGGAGCTTGGCCGACCTGTCCGCTTCCTGTATGAGGACCAGACCGGACGGCCTCAACCCCCGGCTCAGCCGGTCTTCCGGGGCGTCAGCCTAGCAGATGGCAA GTGGCACCGTGTGGCTGTGGCTGTGAAAGGCCAGTCTGTCACCCTCATAGTTGACTGCAAGAAGCGTGTTACCCGGCCTCTCCCCCGAAGTGCTCATCCAGTGTTGGACACCCATGGAGTGATAATCTTTGGTGCCCGTATTCTGGATGAAGAAGTCTTTGAG GGTGATGTCCAGGAGCTTGTCATTGTTCCGGGGGTACAAGCTGCCTATGAATCCTGTGAACAGAAGGAGCTGGAGTGTGAGGGGGGTTGGAAGGAGAGGCCTCAGAAACAGCAGTCTCACAGAACCCAGAGGTCTCCAAAGCAGCAACCGCCAAGACTTCATAGGCCACAAAACCAGGAACCCCAGCAACAG TCCACTGAGTCTCTCTACTATGACTACGAGCCCCCCTATTACGATGTGATGACTGCGGGGACGACCCCTGATTATCAG GACCCCACCCTGGGTGAAGAGGAAGGAATCTTGGAGTCAAGCCCGTTGCCACCCCTTGAGGAG ACTGCTCGTGGACCCCGGGGACTGAAGGGAGAAAAGGGGGAGCCTGCAGTGCTGGAACCT GGTATGCTAGTTGAGGGGCCCCCTGGCCCAGAAGGCCCTGCG GGATTGACTGGTCCCCGTGGCATCCAGGGCAACCCAGGCCCAGTTGGAGACCCTGGCGAGCGG GGCCCTCCCGGCCGAGCAGGGCTCCCTGGATCGGATGGGGCCCCTGGCCCTCCTGGCACATCCCTCATGCTCCCG TTCCGGTTTGGCAGTGGCGGGGGTGACAAGGGCCCTGTGGTGGCGGCCCAGGAGGCTCAGGCCCAGGCGATTCTGCAGCAGGCACGG CTGGCGCTCCGTGGACCCCCTGGCCCCATGGGATACACAGGCCGCCCAGGGCCCTTG GGACAACCTGGGAGCCCTGGTCTGAAAGGAGAATCTGGAGACCTAGGACCTCAG GGCCCCAGAGGACCTCAGGGCCTCACAGGGCCTCCCGGCAAGGCTGGGCGAAGG GGCCGAGCGGGTGCCGATGGAGCCCGAGGGATGCCTGGAGAACCTGGAGTGAAG GGTGACCGAGGTTTTGATGGACTCCCAGGGCTCCCTGGGGAGAAGGGACACAGG GGTGATACTGGTGCCCAGGGTCTTCCTGGGCCCCCTGGTGAGGATGGAGAGCGG ggagacGATGGGGAGATTGGGCCTCGGGGGCTGCCTGGCGAGTCG GGACCTCGAGGTCTTCTTGGCCCCAAAGGCCCACCTGGTATTCCTGGACCCCCG GGAGTCCGAGGCATGGATGGCCCCCACGGTCCCAAAGGGAGCTTG GGACCCCAGGGAGAGCCAGGACCTCCTGGACAACAGGGCACTCCTGGGACCCAG GGTCTGCCTGGGCCCCAGGGTGCCATTGGCCCTCATGGAGAGAAG GGTCCTCAAGGGAAACCAGGGCTCCCTGGCATGCCTGGCTCAGATGGTCCCCCG GGTCACCCCGGGAAGGAAGGTCCCCCTGGAACCAAAGGAAACCAG ggTCCATCTGGACCTCAGGGTCCTCTAGGATACCCGGGACCTCGAGGTGTCAAG GGTGTGGATGGAATTCGGGGTCTGAAGGGTCATAAGGGTGAAAAG GGTGAGGACGGCTTTCCTGGGTTCAAAGGTGACATGGGCGTGAAAGGCGACAGG GGCGAGGTTGGAGTCCCTGGTTCCAGGGGAGAGGATGGTCCCGAGGGGCCGAAGGGACGCACTGGACCCACTGGAGACCCTGGGCCCCCCGGGCTCATGGGCGAGAAG GGCAAGCTGGGCGTTCCTGGTCTGCCTGGCTACCCCGGACGCCAGGGTCCCAAG GGGTCCCTGGGATTTCCTGGTTTTCCTGGAGCCAGCGGAGAGAAGGGAGCCCGG ggCCTGTCGGGGAAATCAGGGCCTCGGGGAGAGCGGGGCCCCACG GGTCCACGGGGTCAGCGGGGACCCCGAGGCGCCACTGGGAAGTCTGGAGCTAAG GGAACATCAGGTGGTGATGGCCCCCATGGGCCCCCTGGAGAGAGG ggtctccctgggcctcagggtccCAATGGATTTCCTGGCCCCAAAGGACCTCCG GGTCCCTCTGGGAAGGATGGGCTGCCAGGACACCCAGGCCAGAGAGGAGAAGTG ggTTTCCAAGGGAAGACTGGTCCCCCTGGCCCCCCAGGGGTGGTGGGGCCTCAG ggagcagcaggagaAACCGGGCCCATGGGGGAGAGAGGTCACCCAGGCCCCCCAGGGCCCCCTGGAGAGCAGGGACTGACTGGAACAGctggaaaagaaggaacaaag ggTGATCCCGGTCCCCCTGGGGCCCCAGGGAAGGATGGTCCCGCAGGTCTGAGGGGCTTCCCAGGAGAGAGAGGCCTCCCAGGCACTGCT GGTGGACCTGGTTTGAAGGGAAATGAAGGTCCGGCTGGTCCTCCTGGCCCTGCA GGCTCCCCTGGGGAGCGAGGTGCAGCTGGATTTGGGGGACCCATTGGACCCCCAGGGCGCCCAGGACCGCAGGGTCCTCCTGGAGCAGCAGGAGAGAAAGGTGTCCCG GGTGAGAAGGGCCCCATTGGTCCCACTGGCCGTGATGGGGTGCAGGGTCCTGTGGGGCTTCCTGGTCCTGCTGGGCCCCCAGGTGtggcaggagaagatggagacAAG GGTGAAGTGGGAGACCCTGGACAGAAGGGCAGTAAAGGGAACAAGGGTGAACAC GGCCCTCCTGGACCCCCTGGACCCCTTGGTCCTGTGGGGCAGCCTGGAGCAGCG GGAGCTGATGGGGAACCTGGAGCTCGGGGACCCCAGGGACACTTTGGAGCCAAAGGCGATGAAGGAACCAGAGGATTCAATGGGCCCCCAGGCCCCATTGGCCTACAG GGTTTGCCAGGTCCTtcgggggagaagggagaaacagGAGATGTGGGCCCTATG GGACCACCTGGCCCCCCAGGACCTCGAGGCCCAGCTGGACCCAATGGAGCTGAT GGTCCACAAGGTCCCCCAGGAGGTGTTGGGAACCTGGGTCCCCCTGGAGAGAAG GGAGAGCCAGGAGAGTCAGGATCTCCAGGGGTCCAGGGCGAGCCAGGTGTCAAG GGTCCACGTGGGGAGcgtggggagaaaggagagtccgGGCAGCCAGGAGAGGCCGGACCACCAGGGCCTAAAGGCCCCACGGGCGATGACGGCCCCAAAGGGAACCCT GGTCCTGTTGGTTTTCCTGGTGACCCTGGCCCTCCTGGAGAAGCTGGCCCTCGG GGCCAGGATGGTGCAAAGGGTGACCGCGGAGAGGACGGCGAGCCAGGACAGCCT GGATCCCCTGGTCCCACTGGGGAGAATGGACCCCCTGGACCACTTGGAAAGCGG GGTCCTGCTGGCACACCTGGTCCTGAGGGGCGacaaggagagaagggagccaaG GGGGATCCTGGTGCTGTGGGCGCCCcagggaagactggccctgtgggTCCCGCAGGCCCAGCAGGAAAACCTGGTCCTGATGGTCTGAGGGGGCTGCCGGGTTCAGTG GGCCAGCAAGGCCGTCCTGGAGCCACAGGCCAGGCTGGGCCTCCAGGTCCTGTG GGACCCCCAGGGCTTCCTGGCCTCCGGGGTGATGCCGGAGCCAAAGGAGAGAAG GGTCACCCAGGTCTCATTGGACTGATCGGGCCCCCTGGGGAGCAAGGAGAGAAGGGTGATCGGGGACTTCCTGGCCCTCAGGGCTCCACTGGACAGAAGGGAGAGACG GGTATCCCAGGAGCATCTGGCCCCATCGGTCCTGGAGGTCCCCCTGGCCTCCCT GGACCTGCTGGCCCCAAAGGAGCTAAAGGAGCCACA GGCCCAGCTGGACCcaagggagagaagggagtgCAGGGCCCTCCAGGACACCCG GGCCCCCCAGGCGAGGTGATCCAGCCCCTGCCCATCCAGATGCCCAAGAAGACCCGGCGCTCAGTGGATGGCAGCCGCCTGATGCAGGAAGATGAGGCCATGCTGACGGAGGGGGCCCCAGGCAGTCCTGGGGGCTTGGAGGAGATCTTTGGCTCCCTGGACTCCTTGCGGGAGGAGATTGAGCAGATGAGGCGGCCGACAGGGACCCAGGACAGCCCCGCCCGCACCTGCCAGGACCTGAAGCTCTGCCACCCGGAGCTGCCCGATG GAGAATACTGGGTCGACCCCAACCAGGGCTGTGCTCGGGATGCCTTCCGGGTTTTCTGCAACTTTACAGCAGGAGGGGAAACCTGTGTGACGCCCAGGGATGATGTCACACAG TTCTCTTACGTGGACTCAGAGGGCTCCCCGGTAGGCGTGGTCCAGCTCACCTTCCTGCGGCTGCTCAGCGTCTCAGCCCACCAAAATGTCTCCTATCCATGCTCTGGGGTGGCCCACGATGGCCCCCTGAGGCTCCGGGGTGCCAATGAGGACGAGCTGAGCCCAGAGACCAGCCCCTATGTCAAGGAATTCAGAGACGGCTGTCAG ACACAGCAAGGCCGGACGGTGCTGGAGGTGCGAACCCCTGTGCTGGAGCAGCTGCCGGTGCTGGACGCCTCCTTCTCAGACCTGGGGGCCCCCCGGAGGCGGGGAGGGGTGCTGCTGGGGCCTGTCTGCTTCATGGGCTAG